ATCCACCCAGCCTGCCTTTCTTCCCACATCCCTCtggaatactcactcactcacgcattccTTCATCCACCCAGCCTGCCTTTCTTCCCACATCCCTCtggaatactcactcactcacgcattccTTCATCCACCCAGCCTGCCTTTCTTCCCACATCCCCCtggaatactcactcactcacgcattccTTCATCCACCCAGCCTGCCTTTCTTCCCACATCCCTCtggaatactcactcactcacgcattccTTCATCCACCCAGCCTGCCTTTCTTCCCACATCCCTCtggaatactcactcactcacgcattccTTCATCCACCCAGCCTGCCTTTCTTCCCACATCCCTCtggaatactcactcactcacgcattccTTCATCCACCCAGCCTGCCTTTCTTCCCACATCCCTCtggaatactcactcactcctgataACATTCATGTTGTGTGAGTCATTCAAAAAACATCACGATGGTCGCATTTGTCACAATTTATTCAAACCCACATTAATTATCAAATTTCACAAATTCGTAAATTACATTAAGTAACCCAAAGAACAATATAAAATGACAAATGGAATGTTATACGTCGCTGAGTGGAGCTGTTTAAGGTAAACACTTGCCTTTGCACGTGTTTGTGACCCATTATCAGTATTTGTATGGATTTATTTACACATACTTACCATATGATTGGAATTGTACAACGAACTCTGCTTTTAGGGTTTAGGCCTTATGCTGTGCACATATAGTGAACAGCAAAGAAACGCAGATGTGTTGTactttttgtcatattttcaaatagaagacttttatgacatttcatttcGTCGAAacgtgtgtttcttttgctgttcagtatacatttgAGGATCCAAACCACACAGACCAAAGTTTGAGTCCCTTTGATTGATGACATTGTTCAATGTGTGGCATTGCAAATAACTATGAATAAATTACTACAAACACAACAATCCACTGATTAAAGATGAACTGCAAAGTTTGAGCTGGCGTCCTACCAGAACAATATTGGTTTTGAAGAGAATATTCTTAGAAGTTGTGACAAACTCCACTGCAAACCAAAACATTCATTGTAAATGAGTCTcgtaacaaaaaataatttcaaagtaaatttctAGACCAAACTGAATTAAATTGATATTTAGTCTTTCTGTTACGATGTTTCTTCTTTGTATCAAGGGAGTCCCCACTAAAACATTTTCCAGGGGGCATATCTGAGTAGACTGGTACCACCATATCTAGCACCAAGCTACAATTCCAAACCGATCAGGCAATGCACATTTGCACATTTGTCTCAGAGTGGAAAATCGATCATTAAAGTGGTTTGGGGTATTTTCAAAGGAATTATTTGCTATGGAATATTGATATGAATTGATGACGTATTGACGATGACTGTTTTGAGCTGATGCAATACATTTGTAAGGGCATCTTCCGTTTATCTGTTCAACTGAGTACGAGTTATTCAATTCAATATTTATAAGAGACCAGCGTCTAGCATGTACTAGCTGCGttgatatgtgcgctatatgaATACACGttatgataaaaataaataCTTCTGTCGAAAAGTGTTTTCTGTCGAATAGGAAGGAGAAACTCCATGTTAATGTCTGAAACTGTTAATGGGtaaaaatacatacatcatacgtTCAAGATATGTATGGTTAAGATAAAATAGGTAAATtatcaaatttatttatttctacCTTGATTGTCGAATTGCGGGAAAATTTGAACTGGCATCCGAAACTGAATTTAAACAATCTTAGAAAGAAAAATCTAAACGATAAAATAACAGTTTATGTCATTTTCGTAATCAGGGTCATGTCGAGGATGAGTTTTATGTTCTCAATTGAGAACATTACTAGTTTCTTAGAAACAGATAACTCCCCATGATCTCAAAAGGATGAACACCACGTGACGGGtcaatgtgaaaaatataaaaacattttggcctaaaatactgaataaacGTCTGTCTGACTGTCCCGAAAACAACTAGATTACCGTCAATGCTTTTCATATGCACGATTTATGCATATCGCTTTGATAACAGTGGATACGACTAAAACTACAGCACACAATTCAATTTAGAATTTATGAGTCGTGTTGACGCAGAGCTTAAAATGAACAAATTAAAACAGGTTTAACAGGGAAGATGCCCGTTACGATGATAATGTAATTAACATTTTGGAACGTAATATGTGATTCCATCGGGTCATTTGTCACAAGGAAGTCATTCCGGCATCTAACAGAAATAAACTAACACAGACGTGAATGTACAATGCCATTTAACAGTTTCAAGTACTGTATGTTGAGTTGAATCCCACTGCGGGATTCGATCTCACACTCTCAGAGACTGGCACCAAATCACCAGTACACAAAGCAGTCACTGAGCGGAAGATGAGGTGGCTGAGGGGGTTGAATGGCTTACTTTGTGTGCTAACAATGAGGATGAGAGTCAATTcaacaaaagtacaagaatctgtacttgcCTGGGAAAGAGTAATCTCGAATAGAACATATGTTAAAAAGGGTGTGTCAGGAATTGAAAGAAAACAACGTGAGCGCATATTTAAGGTAAGCTAGAGAAAGCTGATCTGATGGGGccaatgaaataaataatatatgaaGTACTACAAGAAAGAAGCAGGGAGAAAAACACAGAATTATTCCACACTATCACACAAACATACTGAACACTCATTGAAAATggcaagatctgttttgtgttCAAAGCCATACAGAAACACAATCCAACACAAACGGAAGCGTAATTGTGGTATTATTAGGACGGGTTGTTGACCATGAGAATTGTCTCTTTTGTCTGGTTAATGAGACACGGAACTGAAGCCATTTCCATTCTGTAATAAATAAATGTCTAATGGATCAGATTATCCATTAACAGTATATTACCACACCACACATGTTAGATAATATATACCCATTAAACAAGGCACTAAAGATCAATACAATTATATATTCGATGCCAAATGTCAGGGCTTTGAACACCTCACATTTCATTGTTTCAAAGATTGTTTGCTTATTagtgcaaatattttcttcgtGAAAGTCATAGGCATATactaaatagcaaaagaaacgcaatttttgGTCAAGTTTTAGAATAGAAGTCATAAACATGAAAAGTTACTTTTATGAGATCTAaatttttcgaaacttgcgtttcgtTTTCTGTTCAGTACATCTGATTTGTATTGTGAGTGGGGTAACTACCACATTCAGGGGATTAGACAAAGACTTTAACTGACAGCGAAATTCTGAAACACATCGGATAAGAATAGGCAAGAATGGTGCATTGCGGAGGATTTAATACAAGTTAAATAAGACAAACTAAACACAAGAACTAAAGTGGAAATACTGACAGTTAAGAAGAAAAGCAAAGGCGCCGGAAATCCTACCAGTGTGACCGGAAGTGACGGCATCAACACGTGACCGCTCCCGAAGAGCTTAGGTCATGCGTATCATATTCTTCGAGGTCAAAAAGGTCATTTCTCCTCTTCTGCTGTAATGGGATATCAATTCACTTTCAGTTAGCTCAACAAGTCTAAATATCTCCATAACAATTCACGGTGTTTCCTTTCCATCATTTACCCTCCAATTTACTGTGTGTCATGAACACCAACAGCGGAACCCTGTTAATCTGGAAACCTTCGTAAAATTGAGTACAGCGTTTTCTGTATAAAGATCCATAATTCATGCATACCCTTGTTACAGCAGACCTGGAATTTCTTAATCTGGACCAAATTATCGGGTCCGCCCAGATTATCAGGGTTCCAGTGTGTACGAAACGATGCATGTGTCAATACTTGTAGAAAAGGGACACTCCTATGCCTTGTCCTATCAGACCTCCAACTAGGTCCATTAACAAAGACTATAATCAAAACAAACCCAACCCAACCTTAATTTCTTCTTACAAATAAGATCAACTCTATGCTATACCCTCGGGAAGATTCAGCACAAACGACAATTTGACATATTAATAGTGCATTCAAAATCTAATACCTTAACAAGTCTTAGACGCTGTTTATAATGTATCAGGTGACTTTTATCAATAGGCTGTGATTGAATTCTACAGATAAACATGATGGCTTAATAAGTTTAACGGGTGATAACTTCACTATAACCTCCACTGTCTACTTTTGAAAACCAAATAGCGATCGCATATTTGAAGCTAAAAACTGCAGCGTTCGGTAGAGTCTTGAAACCCATTACATGTTCGCTCATGcgttacaaaatacaaaatcgTCATTAAAAACCTATCTTTGGGTAAACGTGGTTCTGTACCTTAATTGTTTCCTAATAGTTACGGCTTATTTTAAATGCCCTCGAGGTTTGTAAACATGGTTAACGAGGCTTTTCTACCTCGATTTGTTTCCTAATGTTCTAACTCTGCATGTACACAAGGCTTATAAGCAAGATTAACAATGCCATTCTACCTTGATTGTGCCTAATGTTCTAACAGTGCATGTCCACAAGGCTTATAAGCAAGATTAACATGGCCATTCTACCTTGATTGTGCCTAATGTCCTAATTCTGCATGTCCACTAGGCTTATTAGCATGGTTAACGAGGTTTTTCTACCTTGATTGTTTTCTCATCCTCTGACTCTGCATGTCCACTAGTTTTAAAGGCAGGGTTAAAGAGGATTTCCTACCTTGATTGTTTTGTAATGTTTCAACTCTGCATGTCCACTAGGTTTAAAAGCATGCTTAACGGGGATTTCCTATTTTGAATTTTACCAAAATTTCTAACTGCATGTCCACTAGGTTTAGAAGCAGGGTTAACGTGGATCTTCTAACTTGATTGTGTTCTAATGTTTAAACTCTGCATGTCCACTAGGCTTATAAGCCATCCTGACTGATCTGTATACCGTCTGGAGTACGTCATGTTTTCTACGAGCATATTACAAGCATCTGCATCTATGATGGCGTGTCTTGATACTGCGTCTACAGCAGGGCCTTGATGCTAGCCTCCCAGAATCCTCTTAATGAGTTTACAGCGCTGCTCCAGCCTCCTGCTCCTCCTTGGCGAGGCAGCGCGGGCACCAACAAGTCACCTGAAAGAGAGTGGTATTTAGTTTTATGGCTCTTTTAGCAATcatctagcaatatcacgacacgggacaccagacattggtttcactcattgtattcaagagaggaatcgaacccaagtcttcaggatgacgagcgaacgcattaaccattaggctaccccaccgcctccacCTGAAAACATACAGTTTCACAAGAACCTGGCTTAGTATTTGTCTTCAGCACCCATCCTTGTGTAAGAGGTGACTGGCGTGGCCAGGCCCGcagccttggttgacacatgtcatgatatccatttgcgtagattaatgctcatgctgttgatcacaggtttatctggtccagactcgattatttacaggtcgtcgacatatatctggaatattgctgagcgtggcgttaaacaacaaccaacactttcacgggatcatTAACTGTCCCTGGCTGTTACAACCAAGGAAGGTCTGGCGCTAGCCTAGTCACTTGTGGCTAAAGTGTTCTCCCGTCACTCTGAGTGGCTGTCCTTTTATCCTATGGATGTTACATGTGTCGTCCAGTTCTGGTGAGCCCTGGTGTGAGCTTGTGGAATAACACATAAAAGCGAACGCGcctttctggtgtttcccgtcGTAATAACTCACAAAATTTTAATACtataaaatgtatgaaaaactaaaacgaCCCTTACAATCAAACCTATTTTTCAGCCTTATGTTATCAGAATCATATCATGTGGTTTGGGAGTCTTAGCATGTAGAATCTGCATGTCTCATTCCTTGTCCTGTCAGCTATCAAGTATACGGAACAAATAGCAAATGAAGCGCCATCAAATCCCCGCAGTTAGCCCTCGACCTCGCCATCCAGAGTTTCAACAAGAGTTCCTAGTGCAGCTGaccatgtattatcatgggttACAATTTGCCTCGGTCTTTAGAAATGGTAAAGGAGATTTCGCAGCAGTATTTCAAACATCACAGGTACCAAAAAAATAATTCATGCCGATGGTTTGACACATGCCAGCGACTCCCAACTGCGTTGACCGATGCACCTACTTTTATTCGTTGGATTGCCCGGTCCAGATATGATTACTTACAGCCTGCtgttcagctggaatattgctgtatgaggcgaaaaacaaatcatacatgcaaagttttctacagtgaaaggtcAATGATGTTACTGTTTAACGTCGCATAGGAGGAAGGGAGGCTACTCTTCACACCTTAGACGGCGAAGCTTGCTGAAAGTTTGAACTTTATTCTTTACTACTAAAgtcacaaatatgatttgtaCTCAAAGGAATGTCCTAGCCAATGATAACatagtgatatatatatacaagtgtaAGACCAGAGAATAACGGATACCTCCGCCAACTTTGACGTGATACTAAACAATATGTATTCTGTAGGTGTACCTTTCAAAGTGCAAACCAGTGTGAATAACGGACTTTTCCAAACTTTTAACGTTAACAATGTAatgcaatgtgtgtgtgtgcagagGGGTGGGAGTGGGGGTGGGTTTCTGATTGGTCACACCCACTGTTAATTAATaccaccagagaccatataatattatatggtctctgatactACTCAAAACAAAAACGTCACATCATCACAGATTCACAAGTCATATATAAGGATCGGGTGTCGTCCACACTCATCGACGTCTTCATCACCATACATCATTTCCATTATATCTCATAACTGAATGAACCCCGATCTTAACCGTTTGGGGAACATCTGGCACATGACTGGTCGTCGTGCGCAGTAAACAGATCTGCCTGTGCAGAACCTGGCCCAACTGGAAACTGCTTTACAGGAGGAATGATGTAGTCTGCCTCCTCTgagaggatcaggaggctggCAGTGGGTATGAGGGGGGAGAGTGACTATCATACAGTTACACTCAAACGCGCAAACTGGCATTTTGAATGTACACATTCACCAATCATTTTAATACTGAACACCTGTAGCAGAGCTGGTTCTATATGTAAATCAGTgggatttttttatgttttgtttttaaagaaatgagCAATTATTACCATAACATCAACAATCATTTTGTCGTTTGTTATGAGTCTTACGAGTCAGAAAAGCTTCATCGTGGTCACCACGTGTTTACAAAAGTACAGTGTGTGTTTAATTAGGTTCACTGTGTACATGTTACTCACTTTGAAGCGGGGCTTCATATGCCCGGGTCATTCGTAGCTGAAGACCTTGACCATGCCGTCACTCTGGACGATGATCAGCTTGTTGGAGGAGGTCATGTTGATGGCCACTGGTCGAGACAGTCCACTTTCTCTGGCCAGGACAAATCTCTGGAAGTAACCCTCGTTAGTAATCAGCTGGATCCGACTGTTGGCGTAGTCGGCAATGAAGATGTTGCCGATCTTGTCAGCGCAGAGACCTTGGGGCTTTCTGAGGACGTGGGCGCCGTCGGGGTGATAGGCGTAGACAAGCTGACCATCTGGGGATATGCACTTGACGGTGTTGCTGCTGACGTCGGTGACAACGTAGTTGCCTTCCCTTGTGAAACAGACGTAACGAGGGGTGACAAATATCGGTTTGCTGTACGCATCTGCGTTAAACGACTTCAGGATCTCCCCTTCAAGACTGATGAGATCCACGGAAGCATCTTGAAGACAGCTGACGAGCAAACTGTCTTCAGACTTGGACATTTCGATACTGTCGTATTGTTTTTCTGTCCTCACTCTCCTCTTCAGGGCCATTTGTCCATCGGTGACAACAAAGAAGATCACTTTTTTGTTGATGGTAATGGCCACCTCCTCTCTCTCGCCACATCTCGTCAAATCTCGCGGTTCCTCGCTGATCTGGATCTGATCAATGAGATCGCCATTACCTGTAAACTTCTGAACTCTTTTGTTTCGACAATCGGCCACGATTATCTCCCCTTTCGAGGTGCATGCAACTCCCCATGAGGACAGACCTTCGTCCGAATTGCAATCCTCAATTTGAATTTCACCCAGCTCCTCAAAGTCTCTATTAAACAGTTTCACAGGGTCTGTTACAGCGAAGTTGACCCGGACCATCACGTCTTCAGGTGGGTCGACGGTCGAGTCTCCCTCCTGGCCTATCTGCTGGATCGAGTCTTTGATGGTCTCGTACACCTGTAAGATCTCTACATCACTTCCGTACTTGAGCAGAGCCTGCATCCGTTCACTCGCGCACTTTAGGGTCCCCATGTGGTCTTTCTTAGGACCCTTTTTCGCCCCATTTAGTTGGTTGCGAAGCTTCTGTGCCGAGTCGTTTAGACGACTGAGGAGGTTGTCCTGGCTCTGTTCTATCCTTTTGATCAAATCTGCAGCGAGAGATTTAATCCTCTCCTCTGACCGCTTAATAGTCTCTTCCAAGACCTCCCCGGCATCCCCCAAAAACTGACCCCCTGGCGTACCGTCCGACTTCAGTTGCAGAGCTTCTGCTTGAACGATGAGCTCGCCCAGGTCCTCCTCCCGCTCAGACATAGCTTCCACCACTGTCACGCAGTTCTTACATGTTCTGTGGGACGTTGCTACACACTGGACACAGGCCGGACCTCGACAGTCCACGCAAAACAGCTTCAGCACCTCCCCTTCGTGCTTCCCGCATTGAACACTACGCTTCCGCTTCATGACATTCTCCAGCGGAAGTTTACGCATCTCATCAGCGGAAATGACGACATGGTCAGCAGTGGTCGCTCCGTGCAGGTGGACCTTGCCACACGCGTCACACATTGCATCGTAACAGTCCATGCACCAGTTGACAGCGGGCGCCGCCACGTCCCTTCTATCACAGATATCACAGGATTTGTCGTCGTTATATGCAGTCAACACTTCACTCAGTTTATTCACAAACGTATCGTCCCTGAAGCTATCGCCGTACCGCCCTCTCCTGCCATCGGGTGGGATCGAGGTGGTCTGTTTGCATTTTGGACATGGGAAGGACTTGGAGCCATTTCGGCCAAGCTCGCCGTTGATGTGGTCGTTCAAacacgttttgcagaaagagTGCAGACAGGGCAAAGATTTAGGACGTCTTTGAGGACGGCCGCAAATTCCGCAGCTGCAGAGACCCTCAGAAAGAGCGCTGAGGATCTCCGCGTCCGCCATTGCAGCGGTCGTCTGTTCTTCTTCCAACTACCGTCTGTTGTATTCTGTGTAGTCTCCTCCGTAAATTCTACATTTGACAAAACTTCTCAGGAAGTCGGTTGATGTAGTCCTCCGTCCTTTCCTCTATAACGTTTCGTGGTAATGTCGACAGTGCAGCTCGATGTCGTTAGCACGCGGTCATGTGACTATCTGGAAAACAAAGAGGGTATTGTATTGCACACAAGCAGTATCGAACTATTGATATTCACCTGGTTGGCAATGGAATGCGGTGATTAGCACGCTCAGCAGAGGGGCTGTTGGGTTTAgagattattctgtttatcaGCTTAACACGGCTCTGCTGATCAAGCACACATTTATTCCATGTGACCTTGACCCAATTTCTACAATTAGCTGCGTGACGTGATTTCAATCGTCTACAAGTTGTTCCTGATCCGATTAATATTTCAGCTTTAAAAATCTGATAGGTCTCCAAGCTTTAAAATCTGAACAAGTAAACCCCAACGTTCGggttcacaaacaaaacaagataaAGATATGCGTTTCCCTGTTACCGTCAAATGACCATAGAAGCGGCAGTCGCCTTTTTCCCTTTAGGTAAGCACTTTATACAATCCCGAAAACAGAACAGTAATATAAACACGTGGGAATACAAATGTTAACTGGGATACCTTAATCGAAATAATTATATACGCTACTCCTGTACTTAAACCCACGTCTTTGGATTTCCCATTTTAATACAGATTCTTATTTTGATTGTTGCAAGTGAAACTTGCGAGCGTCAGAATCTACACCATCCATGCAATCAGAGCACTCAAtcagttgttgtagtagtagcagcagccgtagtagcagtagtggtagtagtagcagcagcagcagcagcagcagcagcagtagtagtagtggtagtagtagtagtagtttcagagtgaatgagtttagtttcacgccgcacccggtagtagtagtaggagtagtagtagcagcagcagcagcagtagtagtagtagtagtagtagcagcagcagcagcaacagcagtagcagcagcagcagcagcagcagcagcagt
The window above is part of the Haliotis asinina isolate JCU_RB_2024 chromosome 1, JCU_Hal_asi_v2, whole genome shotgun sequence genome. Proteins encoded here:
- the LOC137278393 gene encoding E3 ubiquitin-protein ligase TRIM56-like; translated protein: MADAEILSALSEGLCSCGICGRPQRRPKSLPCLHSFCKTCLNDHINGELGRNGSKSFPCPKCKQTTSIPPDGRRGRYGDSFRDDTFVNKLSEVLTAYNDDKSCDICDRRDVAAPAVNWCMDCYDAMCDACGKVHLHGATTADHVVISADEMRKLPLENVMKRKRSVQCGKHEGEVLKLFCVDCRGPACVQCVATSHRTCKNCVTVVEAMSEREEDLGELIVQAEALQLKSDGTPGGQFLGDAGEVLEETIKRSEERIKSLAADLIKRIEQSQDNLLSRLNDSAQKLRNQLNGAKKGPKKDHMGTLKCASERMQALLKYGSDVEILQVYETIKDSIQQIGQEGDSTVDPPEDVMVRVNFAVTDPVKLFNRDFEELGEIQIEDCNSDEGLSSWGVACTSKGEIIVADCRNKRVQKFTGNGDLIDQIQISEEPRDLTRCGEREEVAITINKKVIFFVVTDGQMALKRRVRTEKQYDSIEMSKSEDSLLVSCLQDASVDLISLEGEILKSFNADAYSKPIFVTPRYVCFTREGNYVVTDVSSNTVKCISPDGQLVYAYHPDGAHVLRKPQGLCADKIGNIFIADYANSRIQLITNEGYFQRFVLARESGLSRPVAINMTSSNKLIIVQSDGMVKVFSYE